A region from the Thioalkalivibrio sp. ALJ12 genome encodes:
- a CDS encoding transposase codes for MTRARKELVSVETTPYYHCICRCVRRAFLCGEDSYSGKNYEHRRGWVLERLRELQGVFAVDVCAYAVMSNHYHLVVRLDSDRAAAWSEDEVMERWERLFSLPVLVARYRAGQTKTVAERERAQVQIAEWRARLQDLSWFMRSLNEHLARRANAEDGCKGRFWEGRYKSQALLDDAAVLTCMSYVDLNPVRAGMADTPEASDFTSIQQRIRALARKDQGHEGPAGEGDEPRLTVLGREGDDPHGNAVAFTTEDYLELVDWTGRAIREDKPGAIPESIPPILERLRIDPVHFLRHVGRGQRSHHVAALGHVERFREAVKQLGRCSIKGVGISVRMFLAPAGCR; via the coding sequence ATGACGCGAGCCAGGAAGGAGCTCGTCTCGGTCGAGACGACGCCGTATTACCACTGTATTTGTCGCTGTGTTCGCCGCGCGTTCCTGTGTGGCGAGGATTCCTATTCGGGCAAGAACTACGAGCACCGGCGCGGCTGGGTGCTGGAGCGCCTGCGTGAGCTGCAGGGCGTGTTCGCGGTGGACGTGTGCGCGTATGCGGTGATGTCGAACCACTATCACCTGGTGGTGCGACTGGATTCGGATCGGGCGGCGGCCTGGAGCGAAGACGAGGTGATGGAGCGCTGGGAGCGGCTGTTTTCGCTGCCGGTGCTGGTAGCCCGCTATCGGGCGGGGCAGACGAAGACGGTCGCGGAGCGCGAGCGGGCGCAGGTGCAGATTGCCGAGTGGCGGGCGCGGCTGCAGGATCTGTCCTGGTTTATGCGCAGCCTGAACGAACATCTGGCGCGGCGGGCGAATGCGGAGGATGGCTGTAAGGGCCGCTTCTGGGAAGGCCGCTACAAGAGCCAGGCGCTGCTGGACGATGCGGCGGTGCTGACCTGCATGAGCTACGTGGATCTGAACCCGGTGCGCGCCGGGATGGCGGATACGCCCGAGGCCTCCGATTTCACCTCGATCCAGCAGCGCATCCGGGCACTGGCTCGTAAGGATCAGGGGCATGAAGGTCCGGCGGGTGAGGGAGACGAGCCTCGCCTGACCGTATTGGGGCGGGAAGGCGACGATCCACATGGCAATGCGGTGGCCTTTACTACGGAGGACTACCTGGAACTGGTGGACTGGACCGGGCGCGCGATCCGCGAGGACAAGCCCGGGGCTATCCCGGAATCCATTCCGCCGATCCTGGAACGTCTGCGAATCGATCCAGTGCATTTCCTGCGGCATGTTGGAAGGGGGCAGAGGTCGCACCATGTAGCGGCCCTGGGCCACGTGGAGCGTTTTCGCGAGGCGGTGAAGCAGCTCGGCCGTTGCAGCATCAAGGGTGTGGGGATATCGGTTCGGATGTTTCTGGCCCCAGCCGGTTGTCGCTGA